Proteins encoded within one genomic window of Mycolicibacterium monacense:
- a CDS encoding vWA domain-containing protein has protein sequence MPPRRVRPPQPLAPHGIPGHLVEFVEALRKQGISVGPSETVDAGRVMAVLGLGDREVLREGLACAVLRRPDHRDTYDAMFDLFFPAALGGKTVLADDDADSDEQGLPPEDVEAMREALLKLLTDNPDLAEMDERLTAMIAQIVESYGRYNSSRGPSYSSYQALKAMSLDDLEGRLLAGLLAPYGDEPTPTQEQIAKSIAAQRISQLRKMVEGETKRRTAEQLGREHVQMYGVPQLAENVEFLRASGEQLRQMRRVVAPLARTLATRLAARRRRARAGEIDMRKTLRKSMSTGGVPIDVVLKKPHPARPELVVLCDVSGSVAGFSSFTLMLVHALRQQFSRVRVFAFIDTTDEVTELFGPDADLAVAVQRITREAGVYTRDGHSDYGNAFVSFLHKYPTALSPRSSLLVLGDGRNNYRNPETELLARMVNASRHAHWLNPEPKHLWGSGDSATPRYEDIITMHECRSAKQLAAVIDQLLPV, from the coding sequence ATGCCGCCGCGCCGCGTCCGACCGCCACAGCCGCTCGCCCCGCACGGGATACCCGGCCACCTGGTCGAGTTCGTCGAGGCGCTGCGCAAACAGGGCATCTCGGTGGGCCCGTCGGAGACCGTCGACGCCGGGCGGGTGATGGCGGTCCTCGGCCTCGGCGACCGGGAGGTTCTGCGGGAAGGCCTCGCGTGTGCGGTGCTGCGGCGTCCGGACCACCGCGACACCTACGACGCGATGTTCGATTTGTTCTTCCCGGCGGCGCTGGGCGGTAAGACCGTCCTGGCCGACGACGACGCGGACAGCGACGAGCAGGGCCTGCCGCCCGAGGACGTCGAGGCGATGCGCGAGGCGCTGCTGAAGCTGCTGACCGACAACCCCGACCTGGCCGAGATGGACGAGCGGTTGACGGCGATGATCGCCCAGATCGTGGAGTCCTACGGCCGCTACAACTCCAGCCGGGGGCCGTCGTACTCGTCGTATCAGGCGCTCAAGGCGATGAGCCTCGACGATCTGGAGGGCCGCCTGCTCGCCGGGCTGCTGGCGCCCTACGGTGACGAACCCACTCCCACCCAGGAGCAGATCGCCAAGTCCATTGCGGCGCAACGCATATCGCAGCTACGCAAGATGGTCGAGGGTGAGACCAAGCGGCGTACGGCGGAGCAGCTGGGCCGTGAACACGTGCAGATGTACGGGGTGCCCCAACTCGCCGAGAACGTCGAGTTCCTGCGCGCCTCCGGTGAACAGCTGCGCCAGATGCGCCGGGTGGTCGCCCCGTTGGCGCGCACGTTGGCCACGCGGCTGGCGGCGCGCCGGCGTCGCGCCCGGGCCGGTGAGATCGACATGCGCAAGACGCTGCGCAAATCCATGTCGACCGGGGGAGTGCCGATCGACGTCGTGCTCAAGAAACCGCACCCGGCGCGGCCGGAACTCGTTGTGCTGTGCGACGTGTCGGGGTCGGTCGCCGGGTTCAGCTCCTTCACGCTGATGCTCGTCCACGCGCTGCGCCAACAGTTCTCACGGGTACGCGTCTTCGCGTTCATCGACACCACCGACGAGGTCACCGAATTGTTCGGCCCCGACGCGGATCTGGCGGTGGCCGTGCAGCGCATCACCCGCGAGGCCGGTGTGTACACCCGCGACGGGCACTCCGACTACGGCAACGCCTTCGTCTCGTTCCTGCACAAGTACCCGACGGCGCTGTCGCCGCGCAGTTCGCTGCTCGTCCTCGGGGACGGGCGCAACAACTACCGCAACCCGGAAACGGAACTGCTGGCGCGGATGGTCAACGCCAGCCGCCACGCGCACTGGCTCAACCCCGAACCGAAACACCTTTGGGGCAGCGGTGATTCGGCCACGCCGCGTTACGAGGACATCATCACGATGCACGAGTGCCGCTCGGCCAAACAGCTGGCCGCGGTGATCGACCAGCTGCTGCCGGTGTAA
- a CDS encoding NAD(P)/FAD-dependent oxidoreductase: MTAPTQKVAVAIIGGGPAGLTAAAALAPDVDVLVLEREAMTGGIPRHSDHPGYGMRDLRRFMSGPAYARRLTAQALDAGAMLETEAMVTGWGGERLLQVTTPRGVRTVSADAVVLATGARERPRPARLIPGDRPDGVYTTGQLQNLVHLHHARVGTRALIVGAELVSWSAVLTLREAGCATVAMVSRYPRSEAYAGFRVPGRALMSGPVLTRSRLVSIHGKDRVRKAVVENLDTGERTTVDCDTVVFTGDWIPDHELARTGGLAMDAGTRGPVVDAALRTSAPGVFAVGNLLHPVDTADGAALDGRHVAAAVRGWLQRREEPSPGVRIRTDEPFRWVAPQLISPNGGAAARGDLLFWVAEYRRLPKLRAVQDGRVLATARTPWPAAPGRVYRAPWSLVANADPNGGDVTVAFA, from the coding sequence ATGACGGCGCCGACGCAGAAGGTGGCCGTCGCGATCATCGGCGGCGGACCCGCGGGCCTCACCGCCGCGGCGGCGCTCGCACCCGACGTCGACGTGCTGGTGCTCGAACGCGAGGCCATGACCGGCGGAATCCCCAGGCACAGCGATCATCCCGGCTACGGAATGCGCGACCTCCGGCGATTCATGTCCGGACCCGCCTATGCGCGGCGGCTGACCGCGCAGGCACTCGACGCCGGGGCCATGCTCGAGACCGAGGCGATGGTGACCGGTTGGGGCGGTGAGCGACTGCTGCAGGTCACCACCCCTCGCGGTGTGCGGACGGTGTCGGCCGATGCGGTCGTGCTGGCCACCGGTGCGCGGGAGCGTCCGCGACCGGCCCGGCTCATCCCCGGTGACCGGCCCGACGGGGTGTACACCACCGGACAGCTGCAGAACCTCGTGCACCTGCACCACGCGCGGGTCGGTACGCGCGCGCTGATCGTCGGCGCCGAACTGGTCAGCTGGTCGGCGGTGCTGACACTGCGCGAGGCGGGTTGCGCCACCGTCGCGATGGTCAGCCGGTACCCGAGATCCGAAGCCTATGCCGGGTTCCGGGTCCCGGGCCGGGCGTTGATGAGCGGACCGGTGCTCACCCGCAGCCGGCTGGTGAGCATCCACGGCAAGGACCGGGTGCGCAAGGCGGTGGTCGAGAACCTCGACACCGGTGAGCGCACCACCGTCGACTGCGACACCGTCGTGTTCACCGGCGACTGGATCCCCGACCACGAGCTGGCCCGCACCGGCGGTCTGGCAATGGACGCCGGAACCCGCGGCCCCGTCGTCGACGCCGCGTTGCGCACCAGCGCGCCCGGCGTGTTCGCGGTGGGCAACCTGCTGCACCCGGTGGACACCGCCGACGGGGCGGCGCTCGACGGACGCCACGTGGCCGCGGCGGTGCGGGGCTGGCTGCAGCGCCGCGAAGAACCGTCGCCGGGCGTGCGAATCCGCACCGATGAGCCGTTCAGATGGGTCGCACCGCAACTCATCTCGCCTAACGGCGGGGCCGCCGCCAGGGGTGATCTGCTGTTCTGGGTCGCCGAGTATCGCCGGCTGCCCAAGTTGCGGGCGGTGCAGGACGGCCGGGTGTTGGCGACGGCCCGCACACCCTGGCCCGCGGCGCCGGGGCGGGTCTATCGCGCGCCGTGGTCGCTGGTGGCGAACGCCGATCCGAACGGCGGCGACGTCACGGTGGCGTTCGCCTGA
- a CDS encoding NAD(P)/FAD-dependent oxidoreductase, whose product MSTSDVSDVIVVGAGIVGSAIARALAGTALSVTLLEARGDVGDGTSKANTALLHTGFDAKPGTLESTLVARGYDLLGAYAEQTGIPVERTGALLVAWTDEERDALPGLQDKALRNGYTECEIVDAAEVYRRVPDLGPGALAGLTVPGESLICTWTTNLALATDAVQRGARLLRNARVLHAEPADGHTTLRTTAGDVRGRWIVNAAGLGADALDAEFGHHRFTVTPRRGELLVFDKLTRPMVPLIVLAVPSSRGKGVLVSPTIYGNVMVGPTSENLTDRTATDTSEEGFDFLLSKGKVLMPKLFDEEVTASYAGLRAAIDSDDYLIDVDAAQRYVLVGGIRSTGLTSGMAIAEHVMGLLGGTDLDLEPRADLPDPPRMPNIGEVGVRPYEDAGRIAADPAYGRIVCFCERVTAGEIRDAFASTIPPADLDGLRRRTRVMNGRCQGFYCGAHTQALLEARGAEDADDVAAVR is encoded by the coding sequence GTGAGTACGTCCGACGTCAGCGACGTCATCGTCGTGGGTGCGGGCATCGTGGGCAGCGCGATCGCGCGCGCCCTGGCCGGCACCGCGTTGTCGGTGACGCTGCTGGAAGCCCGCGGCGATGTCGGCGACGGCACCAGCAAGGCCAATACGGCCCTGCTGCACACCGGATTCGACGCGAAGCCGGGCACGTTGGAGTCGACGCTGGTGGCCCGCGGCTACGACCTGCTCGGCGCCTACGCCGAGCAGACCGGGATCCCCGTCGAGCGCACCGGCGCACTGCTGGTCGCGTGGACCGACGAGGAACGCGACGCACTGCCGGGTCTGCAGGACAAGGCGCTGCGCAACGGCTACACCGAATGCGAGATCGTCGACGCCGCAGAGGTGTACCGCCGGGTGCCCGACCTGGGGCCCGGCGCGCTGGCCGGCCTCACCGTCCCGGGCGAGTCACTCATCTGCACCTGGACGACCAACCTCGCGCTGGCCACCGACGCCGTCCAGCGGGGTGCCCGGTTGCTGCGCAATGCCCGCGTGCTGCACGCCGAACCGGCCGACGGGCACACCACGCTGCGCACCACGGCCGGCGACGTCCGCGGCCGCTGGATCGTCAACGCCGCCGGTCTCGGCGCGGACGCTCTCGACGCCGAGTTCGGCCACCACCGCTTCACCGTCACACCGCGCCGCGGTGAACTCCTGGTCTTCGACAAGCTCACCCGGCCGATGGTGCCGCTCATCGTGCTCGCGGTCCCCTCGTCACGCGGTAAGGGCGTCCTCGTCAGCCCGACCATCTACGGCAACGTGATGGTCGGCCCGACATCGGAGAACCTGACCGACCGCACGGCCACCGATACCAGCGAGGAGGGTTTCGACTTCCTGCTCAGCAAGGGAAAAGTGTTGATGCCCAAACTCTTCGACGAAGAGGTCACCGCGAGCTACGCGGGCCTGCGGGCCGCGATCGACTCCGACGACTACCTGATCGACGTCGACGCCGCGCAGCGCTACGTGCTGGTCGGCGGCATCCGCTCCACCGGGCTGACGTCGGGGATGGCGATCGCCGAGCACGTCATGGGGCTGCTCGGCGGGACCGACCTCGATCTCGAACCGCGCGCCGACCTGCCGGACCCACCGCGGATGCCCAATATCGGCGAGGTCGGGGTGCGGCCGTACGAGGACGCCGGCCGCATCGCCGCCGACCCCGCGTACGGACGGATCGTGTGCTTCTGCGAACGCGTCACCGCCGGTGAGATCCGCGACGCGTTCGCGTCGACGATCCCACCCGCCGATCTGGACGGGCTCCGCAGGCGCACCCGGGTGATGAACGGCCGTTGCCAGGGGTTCTACTGCGGTGCGCACACGCAGGCGCTTTTGGAGGCCCGCGGCGCCGAGGATGCCGACGATGTGGCGGCGGTGCGATGA